One stretch of Euphorbia lathyris chromosome 7, ddEupLath1.1, whole genome shotgun sequence DNA includes these proteins:
- the LOC136201147 gene encoding phosphoglycerate mutase-like protein 1 isoform X1 — MSVLYSPYAKLKPPPPPPLIYPSSTSIFTFPPLHLRLSSSLRCFSSLSSMDAEVGPTLYPLHRTKTIHLVRHAQGIHNVEGDKDYGAYISEALFDAHLTPLGWQQVDNLRNHVQKCGLNKRIDLVIASPLLRTMQTAVGVFGGEGYSDGIEATPLMVANAGQSNRPAISSLNCPAFVAVELCREHLGVHPCDRRRSITEYRPLFPAIDFSLIESDADVLWLADVREENEAVAARGQKFLNWLWSRQEKEIAVVTHSGFLYHTLSVFGNDCHPSVKSEICTHFANCELRSMVIVDRGMMGSNSATTNYPGKIPSGIDLPSDVAEEKHA; from the exons ATGTCAGTTTTGTATTCCCCATATGCCAAACTGaaacctcctcctcctcctccactAATATATCCTTCTTCCACTTCCATTTTTACTTTCCCTCCTCTGCACCTCCGTCTTTCGTCTTCACTTCGTTGCTTCTCATCTCTCTCAA GTATGGATGCTGAAGTTGGTCCGACTCTGTACCCTTTGCATCGTACTAAGACCATTCACCTG GTGAGGCATGCCCAAGGGATTCATAACGTAGAAGGAGATAAAGATTACGGTGCATATATATCTGAAGCACTATTTGATGCTCATCTCACCCCGCTGGGTTGGCAGCAG GTTGATAATCTGCGCAACCACGTTCAAAAATGTGGGCTTAATAAGAGAATTGATTTGGTTATCGCTTCCCCTCTATTAAG GACCATGCAAACAGCAGTTGGAGTATTTGGTGGTGAAGGTTACAGTGATGGAATAGAGGCCACACCATTGATGGTTGCAAATGCAGGGCAAAGTAATCGTCCTGCAATTTCAAGTTTAAATTGCCCTGCTTTCGTAGCAGTCGAGCTCTGCCGAGAACATTTG GGAGTGCATCCCTGTGACAGAAGAAGAAGCATTACCGAGTATCGACCTCTTTTTCCTGCAATTGATTTTTCACTG ATTGAGAGTGATGCTGATGTTTTATGGTTAGCGGATGTCAGAGAAGAGAATGAAGCAGTTGCTGCCAGAGGGCAGAAGTTTTTAAACTG GTTGTGGAGTCGGCAAGAGAAGGAGATTGCAGTTGTTACACACAGTGGATTCCTGTATCATACATTAAGTGTTTTTGGCAATGATTGTCATCCATCTGTGAAGAGTGAAATATGCACGCA CTTTGCCAATTGTGAGCTTCGATCAATGGTTATTGTTGATAGAgg TATGATGGGGTCAAATTCTGCAACAACTAACTATCCTGGAAAAATTCCTAGTGGGATTGATCTTCCAAGTGATGTTGCAGAGGAGAAGCATGCATAG
- the LOC136201203 gene encoding transcription factor bHLH93-like, translating to MELNEDGFLGREFWDFPSEEIGDLFCDNINILPQFSNYYSTHTHDFPDSSYNALDTRPFQVEEDSKVEAPVLNIGVGTKIRSKKLQGQPSKNLMAERRRRKRLNDRLSMLRSIVPKITKMDRTSILWDTINYLKELLHNLQLQQQPTQFILTNSPKFDVERRKEDTQIEIEICCSSKPGLLLSSLSTLEALGLEIHHCVISCFNDFALHASCSQPQEFEHTKLHTCEDIKQALFTSAGYGGTPF from the exons ATGGAGTTGAATGAAGATGGGTTCCTGGGAAGAGAATTTTGGGATTTTCCATCAGAAGAAATTGGTGACCTTTTCTGTGATAACATTAATATTCTTCCTCAATTCAGCAATTACTACTCAACCCATACCCATGATTTCCCTGATTCTTCTTACAATGCCCTTGATACGCGGCCGTTTCAGGTGGAGGAGGATTCTAAAGTTGAGGCTCCGGTTTTGAACATTGGGGTTGGGACAAAGATTAGAAGCAAGAAATTGCAAGGTCAGCCTTCCAAGAATCTAATGgctgaaagaagaagaagaaagagattaaaTGATCGTCTCTCCATGCTAAGATCCATTGTTCCTAAGATAACCAAG ATGGACAGAACGTCTATACTTTGGGATACAATTAACTATCTCAAGGAATTACTACACAACTTGCAATTGCAACAACAACCAACTCAATTCATCCTCACTAATTCCCCTAAA TTTGATGTAGAGAGAAGGAAGGAGGATACACAGATTGAGATTGAGATTTGTTGCTCATCAAAACCAGGGTTGTTGCTATCATCACTATCCACTTTAGAAGCATTGGGCCTTGAAATTCACCATTGTGTCATTAGCTGCTTCAACGATTTTGCATTGCACGCTTCTTGCTCTCAGCCTCAG GAATTTGAACACACAAAACTGCATACTTGTGAAGATATAAAGCAAGCATTATTTACAAGTGCTGGATATGGAGGAACACCTTTCTAG
- the LOC136201147 gene encoding phosphoglycerate mutase-like protein 1 isoform X2 → MDAEVGPTLYPLHRTKTIHLVRHAQGIHNVEGDKDYGAYISEALFDAHLTPLGWQQVDNLRNHVQKCGLNKRIDLVIASPLLRTMQTAVGVFGGEGYSDGIEATPLMVANAGQSNRPAISSLNCPAFVAVELCREHLGVHPCDRRRSITEYRPLFPAIDFSLIESDADVLWLADVREENEAVAARGQKFLNWLWSRQEKEIAVVTHSGFLYHTLSVFGNDCHPSVKSEICTHFANCELRSMVIVDRGMMGSNSATTNYPGKIPSGIDLPSDVAEEKHA, encoded by the exons ATGGATGCTGAAGTTGGTCCGACTCTGTACCCTTTGCATCGTACTAAGACCATTCACCTG GTGAGGCATGCCCAAGGGATTCATAACGTAGAAGGAGATAAAGATTACGGTGCATATATATCTGAAGCACTATTTGATGCTCATCTCACCCCGCTGGGTTGGCAGCAG GTTGATAATCTGCGCAACCACGTTCAAAAATGTGGGCTTAATAAGAGAATTGATTTGGTTATCGCTTCCCCTCTATTAAG GACCATGCAAACAGCAGTTGGAGTATTTGGTGGTGAAGGTTACAGTGATGGAATAGAGGCCACACCATTGATGGTTGCAAATGCAGGGCAAAGTAATCGTCCTGCAATTTCAAGTTTAAATTGCCCTGCTTTCGTAGCAGTCGAGCTCTGCCGAGAACATTTG GGAGTGCATCCCTGTGACAGAAGAAGAAGCATTACCGAGTATCGACCTCTTTTTCCTGCAATTGATTTTTCACTG ATTGAGAGTGATGCTGATGTTTTATGGTTAGCGGATGTCAGAGAAGAGAATGAAGCAGTTGCTGCCAGAGGGCAGAAGTTTTTAAACTG GTTGTGGAGTCGGCAAGAGAAGGAGATTGCAGTTGTTACACACAGTGGATTCCTGTATCATACATTAAGTGTTTTTGGCAATGATTGTCATCCATCTGTGAAGAGTGAAATATGCACGCA CTTTGCCAATTGTGAGCTTCGATCAATGGTTATTGTTGATAGAgg TATGATGGGGTCAAATTCTGCAACAACTAACTATCCTGGAAAAATTCCTAGTGGGATTGATCTTCCAAGTGATGTTGCAGAGGAGAAGCATGCATAG